A genomic segment from Bacillus cereus G9842 encodes:
- a CDS encoding papain-like cysteine peptidase encodes MNLDDIQKSYGVIVSLGGLCQVTNQIKRHHLRTFSGPLDWFYYPSLSDVNRLLQNRFEKFMKLENMVIEGSESYGLIESEFDNQTKWAERITYCIKDTYYNCFSMHDFPIDSEKDWKSTYPSFKAKLDTRINRFLEKINSSESILFIRIWGNRDEAVELKNVLSEITNKDFNILIVNFKEDISNIVEQNWGISRVCSIELPRYQDRWEGDDSDWNYILNKITLT; translated from the coding sequence ATGAACCTAGATGATATACAAAAATCCTATGGCGTAATTGTAAGTTTAGGAGGCTTGTGTCAAGTCACTAACCAAATCAAAAGGCACCATTTAAGAACATTTTCTGGACCTTTAGATTGGTTTTATTATCCATCACTTTCAGATGTAAACAGATTACTTCAAAATCGATTTGAAAAATTTATGAAGTTGGAAAATATGGTCATAGAAGGTTCAGAAAGTTACGGTCTTATTGAATCAGAATTTGATAATCAAACTAAATGGGCAGAACGAATTACCTATTGTATAAAGGACACTTATTATAATTGTTTTTCAATGCATGACTTTCCTATTGACTCAGAAAAGGATTGGAAATCAACCTATCCTTCTTTTAAAGCTAAATTAGACACTAGAATTAATCGATTCCTTGAAAAAATAAATAGTAGTGAATCAATTTTATTCATTAGGATTTGGGGAAATCGAGATGAAGCGGTTGAATTAAAAAACGTATTATCCGAAATTACAAATAAAGATTTTAATATTCTTATTGTCAATTTTAAGGAGGATATATCTAATATCGTTGAACAAAATTGGGGAATATCGAGGGTTTGTTCAATTGAACTCCCACGTTATCAGGATAGATGGGAAGGTGATGATTCC